A region from the Stutzerimonas stutzeri genome encodes:
- the ccmB gene encoding heme exporter protein CcmB, with protein sequence MSNVFTLLLARESRLLFRRPAELANPLVFFAIVIALFPLAVGPESQLLQSISPGLIWVAALLAVLLSLDGLFRSDFEDGSLEQWVVSPHPLALLVLAKVLAHWLFSGLALVLLAPLLGLMLGMPASALPVLLMSLLLGTPILSLLGAVGAALTVGLKRGGLLLALLILPLYIPVLILGSGALQAALQGLPALGYLLWLASLTVLAVTLTPFAIAAGLKISVGE encoded by the coding sequence ATGAGTAATGTTTTCACGCTGTTGCTCGCGCGCGAGTCCCGTCTATTGTTCCGCCGTCCGGCCGAGCTGGCCAACCCTCTGGTGTTCTTCGCCATCGTCATCGCGCTGTTTCCGCTGGCGGTCGGTCCCGAATCGCAATTGTTGCAGAGCATCTCGCCCGGCTTGATCTGGGTTGCCGCATTGTTGGCCGTGCTGCTCTCGCTGGATGGGCTGTTTCGGAGCGATTTCGAGGATGGCTCGCTTGAGCAGTGGGTCGTTTCGCCGCACCCTCTGGCGCTTCTGGTGCTCGCCAAGGTGCTGGCACACTGGCTGTTTTCCGGTCTGGCGCTGGTGCTGCTGGCGCCGCTGCTGGGCCTGATGCTGGGCATGCCGGCCAGCGCGCTGCCGGTACTGCTGATGTCGCTGTTGCTCGGCACACCGATCCTGAGCCTGCTGGGCGCGGTCGGTGCGGCACTGACCGTCGGGCTCAAGCGAGGTGGGCTGCTGTTGGCGTTGCTGATCCTCCCACTCTATATACCGGTGCTGATACTCGGCAGCGGGGCGTTGCAGGCGGCACTGCAGGGGTTACCTGCTCTGGGCTACCTGTTGTGGCTGGCCAGCCTGACGGTGCTGGCGGTTACCCTGACACCCTTTGCCATAGCCGCCGGGCTGAAAATAAGCGTCGGCGAGTGA
- the fliT gene encoding flagellar protein FliT, with product MSAAVKRLEETGNALRDALAHQDWTAISVLDLQCRQVVEAAVAASAEDAPAIREGLQELVGLYRELVTTCQTEQQRIADELRQLNQSRQGAQVYKLFG from the coding sequence ATGAGTGCAGCAGTCAAACGTCTTGAGGAAACCGGCAATGCGCTGCGTGATGCCTTGGCCCATCAAGACTGGACTGCCATCAGCGTTCTGGATCTGCAATGCCGACAGGTTGTCGAAGCCGCGGTGGCTGCATCTGCCGAGGACGCGCCGGCTATTCGCGAGGGCTTGCAGGAGCTGGTAGGGCTCTATCGTGAACTGGTCACAACCTGCCAGACCGAGCAGCAGCGGATTGCCGACGAGCTGCGACAGCTCAATCAATCCCGGCAAGGCGCACAGGTATACAAGCTGTTCGGCTGA
- a CDS encoding DsbE family thiol:disulfide interchange protein, with protein sequence MKRLLMLLPLAIFLIVAVFLYRGLFLDPTELPSALIGKPLPSFSLPSVEDSQRLITVEDIKGKPALVNVWATWCVACKVEHPVLNQLAKQGVTIYGVNYKDDNAAAQKWLREFHDPYQLNISDAQGSLGLDLGVYGAPETFIVDKQGIIRHKYVGVIDERVWREQLAALYQELMEE encoded by the coding sequence ATGAAACGACTGTTAATGTTGCTGCCGCTGGCGATCTTTCTGATAGTCGCCGTATTTCTCTACCGGGGGCTGTTCCTGGATCCGACCGAGCTGCCGTCGGCGCTGATCGGCAAGCCGCTGCCGTCCTTCTCGTTGCCCTCGGTGGAAGACTCACAACGGCTGATAACCGTCGAAGACATCAAGGGCAAGCCCGCGCTGGTCAACGTCTGGGCAACCTGGTGCGTGGCCTGCAAGGTCGAGCACCCGGTGCTCAACCAGCTGGCCAAGCAGGGCGTGACCATCTACGGCGTCAACTACAAGGATGACAACGCGGCGGCGCAGAAGTGGCTGCGCGAGTTCCACGACCCCTATCAACTGAACATCAGTGATGCGCAGGGCAGCCTGGGCCTGGATCTGGGTGTGTATGGCGCGCCCGAAACCTTCATCGTCGACAAGCAGGGCATCATCCGCCACAAGTACGTGGGAGTCATCGACGAACGCGTCTGGCGTGAGCAGCTTGCCGCCCTGTATCAGGAGCTGATGGAAGAATGA
- a CDS encoding heme ABC transporter permease, whose protein sequence is MNWTWFHKLGSPKWFYEISSRWLPWLAWAALLLIVAGTVWGLAFAPQDYQQGNSFRIIYIHVPAAFLAQSIYVMLAVAGVVGLVWKMKLADVALQQAAPIGAWMTFIALVTGAVWGKPTWGAWWVWDARLTSMLILLFLYFGVIALGQAISNRDSAAKACAVLSIVGVINIPIIKYSVEWWNTLHQPATFSVTEKPAMPVEMWLPLLVMVIGFYCFFAAVLLMRMRLEVLRRESRSSWVKAEIKALVGRAS, encoded by the coding sequence ATGAACTGGACATGGTTCCACAAACTGGGTTCGCCCAAATGGTTCTACGAGATCAGCAGCCGCTGGCTGCCGTGGCTGGCCTGGGCGGCGTTGCTGCTGATCGTCGCGGGGACGGTCTGGGGGCTGGCTTTCGCACCGCAGGACTACCAGCAGGGCAACAGCTTCCGGATCATCTATATCCACGTGCCCGCGGCGTTTCTGGCGCAATCGATCTACGTCATGCTGGCCGTGGCCGGCGTGGTCGGGCTGGTCTGGAAGATGAAGCTGGCCGACGTCGCACTGCAGCAGGCCGCCCCCATTGGTGCCTGGATGACTTTCATCGCGCTGGTCACCGGTGCCGTATGGGGCAAGCCGACCTGGGGCGCCTGGTGGGTCTGGGATGCGCGCCTGACCTCGATGCTGATCCTGCTGTTTCTCTATTTCGGCGTGATCGCGCTGGGCCAGGCCATCAGCAACCGCGACAGCGCGGCAAAGGCCTGCGCCGTGCTGTCGATTGTCGGCGTGATCAACATCCCGATCATCAAGTACTCGGTCGAATGGTGGAATACCCTGCACCAGCCGGCCACCTTCAGCGTCACGGAAAAGCCGGCGATGCCGGTAGAAATGTGGCTACCGCTGTTGGTCATGGTGATCGGGTTCTATTGCTTCTTCGCCGCTGTCCTGTTGATGCGCATGCGCCTGGAAGTGCTGCGCCGTGAATCTCGAAGCAGCTGGGTCAAGGCTGAAATCAAGGCGCTGGTGGGTCGGGCATCATGA
- the ccmI gene encoding c-type cytochrome biogenesis protein CcmI produces the protein MIDFWIGAGLLLLVALAFLLLPLMRGRHSQAEEDRTALNVALYQERLAELAGQHAAGTLSAEQFEAGRADAARELLDDTEGSDTHRRNNLGRAIPLIAAIVMPLLGYGLYLHWGASDKLQLAREFADQPQSMEEMVGRLERAVKAQPESAEAWYFLARAYMREDRPADAAAAYERLISIADRQPDLLGQWAQALYFAENRQWSPKMQALTDEALQGDPHEVTSLGLLGIAAFEEQRFEEAIGYWERLVATLPVEDPSRAAIQGGIARAREQLGEPATASVEKPAGEAAAPADAGLTVEVRLDAALADKVSPTDTVFVFARALSGPPMPLAVKRLTVADLPATVNLSDADAMTPQLRLSNFEQVKLVARISRDGNATHGQWQGSSGPLAPSAEGVAKLTIDQSEAP, from the coding sequence ATGATCGATTTCTGGATAGGCGCGGGCCTGCTGTTGCTGGTCGCCCTGGCGTTCCTGCTGTTGCCGTTGATGCGAGGCCGTCATTCACAAGCCGAAGAGGATCGCACCGCACTCAACGTCGCACTCTACCAAGAGCGGCTCGCCGAGCTGGCTGGCCAGCACGCGGCCGGCACGCTCAGCGCGGAACAGTTCGAGGCGGGGCGGGCGGATGCTGCGCGCGAACTGTTGGACGATACCGAGGGTAGCGATACCCATCGTCGCAACAACCTGGGCCGAGCCATTCCGCTGATCGCTGCGATCGTCATGCCGTTATTGGGCTACGGACTGTACCTGCACTGGGGGGCGAGCGATAAGTTGCAGCTGGCGCGGGAGTTCGCCGACCAACCTCAGTCCATGGAAGAGATGGTCGGGCGCCTGGAGCGGGCGGTGAAGGCTCAACCCGAATCCGCCGAGGCCTGGTATTTCCTGGCGCGCGCCTATATGCGCGAGGACCGTCCGGCCGACGCTGCGGCCGCCTACGAGCGGTTGATCAGCATCGCGGACCGTCAGCCGGACCTCCTTGGGCAATGGGCGCAGGCCCTGTATTTCGCCGAGAATCGCCAGTGGTCGCCGAAGATGCAGGCGTTGACCGACGAGGCCTTGCAGGGTGATCCGCATGAGGTCACCAGTCTCGGCTTGCTGGGTATTGCCGCCTTTGAAGAACAGCGCTTCGAGGAAGCGATAGGCTACTGGGAGCGGCTGGTGGCAACCCTGCCCGTCGAAGACCCGTCGCGGGCCGCCATTCAGGGTGGTATCGCCAGGGCGCGTGAACAGCTTGGCGAGCCTGCGACGGCGAGCGTGGAGAAGCCGGCTGGCGAAGCGGCGGCGCCTGCGGATGCGGGATTGACCGTCGAAGTCCGACTGGATGCCGCGTTGGCCGACAAGGTGAGCCCCACCGACACGGTGTTCGTCTTTGCCCGTGCGCTGTCCGGCCCGCCGATGCCGCTTGCAGTCAAGCGGCTGACGGTGGCCGATCTGCCCGCGACCGTCAATTTGAGCGATGCCGATGCAATGACACCACAGCTTCGCTTGTCCAACTTCGAACAGGTCAAGCTGGTCGCCCGCATCTCGCGCGATGGCAACGCCACTCACGGCCAATGGCAGGGCAGCAGTGGCCCGCTGGCGCCGAGCGCGGAAGGCGTGGCCAAGCTGACCATCGATCAATCGGAGGCGCCCTGA
- a CDS encoding sensor histidine kinase, which translates to MSCTDHLLTDSAVTSASASSALPPPPGESPAELEQSIELIARVSGRLGESQQLLQARVAELKGQLAETSAKELQAFDEKERLARRLQSLLDLLPGGVVVIDGQGVVREANPVALELLGAPLEGTLWREVIARSFAPRRDDGHEISLKDGRRLSIATRSLNGEPGQLVLLTDLTETRRLQEQLARHERLSALGRMVASLAHQIRTPLSTALLYASHLEQGGLSAEHQQRFAGRLKDRLNELEHQVRDMLVFARGDLPLEDRLAPADLMNALHAAAAVRLDGVAVRWQCDACDGSLLCNRDTLVGALLNLIENALQAATDAPRLKVHLYARASWLYVSVSDSGAGMDAATLTRLGEPFFTTRATGTGLGLAVVKSVARAHSGALSLRSKPGRGTRALLQLPLLPAAVPSISE; encoded by the coding sequence ATGAGCTGCACCGACCATCTTTTGACGGATAGTGCAGTGACTTCAGCGTCCGCTTCATCAGCGTTGCCTCCGCCCCCTGGCGAATCGCCTGCCGAGCTTGAACAATCGATCGAGCTGATTGCGCGCGTATCCGGGCGCCTGGGTGAATCTCAACAGCTGTTACAGGCACGTGTCGCCGAGCTGAAAGGGCAGTTGGCCGAAACCAGCGCCAAGGAGCTGCAGGCGTTCGACGAAAAAGAGCGCCTGGCCAGACGCTTACAGAGCCTGTTGGATCTGCTGCCCGGTGGCGTCGTCGTCATCGACGGTCAGGGCGTGGTTCGTGAAGCTAACCCGGTAGCCTTGGAGCTCCTTGGCGCGCCGCTCGAAGGTACGCTTTGGCGCGAGGTGATCGCTCGCAGCTTCGCCCCACGCAGAGACGATGGTCACGAAATTTCGCTGAAGGACGGGCGACGCCTGTCCATCGCCACGCGCTCGCTCAATGGCGAGCCAGGCCAGCTGGTACTGCTGACGGATCTGACCGAGACCCGCCGGCTGCAGGAGCAGCTGGCACGTCATGAGCGCTTGTCCGCGCTCGGTCGGATGGTGGCTTCGCTGGCCCACCAGATCCGCACACCGCTTTCCACTGCGCTGCTTTATGCCAGCCATCTGGAGCAGGGCGGGTTATCGGCTGAACACCAGCAACGCTTCGCCGGGCGGTTGAAGGACCGTCTGAACGAACTGGAGCATCAGGTCCGCGACATGCTCGTGTTTGCGCGCGGCGACCTGCCACTGGAGGATCGCCTGGCCCCTGCCGACTTGATGAACGCCCTGCATGCCGCGGCTGCCGTTCGGCTGGACGGCGTTGCGGTCCGTTGGCAGTGCGATGCCTGCGACGGTTCGCTGCTGTGCAACCGCGACACCTTGGTCGGGGCGTTGCTCAATCTGATCGAGAACGCCCTCCAGGCTGCGACCGACGCGCCTCGGCTGAAGGTACATCTGTATGCGCGGGCGTCATGGCTGTACGTCAGCGTCAGTGACAGCGGGGCTGGAATGGATGCCGCGACCCTGACGCGACTCGGTGAGCCGTTCTTCACGACCCGTGCGACCGGCACAGGGCTGGGCCTGGCTGTCGTCAAATCGGTGGCGCGTGCTCATTCGGGCGCGCTCAGCCTGCGCTCCAAGCCCGGCCGGGGCACCCGTGCCTTGTTGCAGCTGCCGCTGCTGCCGGCGGCTGTGCCGTCCATTTCGGAGTAG
- a CDS encoding heme lyase CcmF/NrfE family subunit: MIPELGHLAMILALCLAVVQGTLPLIGAWRGDRQWMGLAQPAAWGQFSFLAFSFACLTYAFMVDDFSVAYVAQNSNSALPWYYKFSAVWGAHEGSLLLWAFILSGWTFAVSIFSRQLPEDMLARVLGVMGLISIGFLLFLIVTSNPFDRLLPQAPMDGRDLNPLLQDFGLVVHPPMLYMGYVGFSVAFAFAIAALLGGRLDAAWARWSRPWTLIAWAFLGTGIALGSWWAYYELGWGGWWFWDPVENASFMPWLVGTALIHSLAVTEKRGAFKSWTVLLAIAAFSLSLLGTFLVRSGVLTSVHAFATDPARGVFILAFLLVVIGGSLTLFALRAPVVKSQIGFGLWSRETLLLVNNLLLVVATSMILLGTLYPLLLDALSNSKLSVGPPYFNAMFLPLVGALLLALGVGVLARWKDTPVKWLVGMLTPVLITSAVLGGLGSMLFADFHWAVLAVCLLAAWVVSAGVRDLLDKTRHKGLLKGMRSLAPSYWGMQLAHFGLVVCALGVVLTSQQSDERDLRLAPGESTQLGGYSFVFDGAKHFEGPNFTSDKGTIRVFDGDRQVATLHPEKRLYTVQQMPMTEAGIDAGLFRDLYVALGEPLENGAWAVRVHVKPFVRWIWLGALLMSLGGVCCVSDKRYRVKVRTRVRDALGIAEQGA, from the coding sequence ATGATTCCTGAACTTGGTCATCTGGCAATGATTCTGGCGCTGTGCCTGGCGGTGGTGCAGGGCACCCTGCCGTTGATCGGCGCCTGGCGCGGCGACCGGCAGTGGATGGGGTTGGCGCAGCCGGCGGCGTGGGGCCAGTTCTCCTTCCTGGCGTTTTCCTTCGCCTGCCTCACTTACGCATTCATGGTGGATGATTTCTCGGTCGCCTACGTCGCGCAGAATTCCAACAGCGCATTGCCCTGGTATTACAAGTTCAGCGCGGTGTGGGGCGCCCATGAGGGCTCGCTGCTGCTGTGGGCATTCATCCTCTCGGGCTGGACCTTCGCGGTGTCAATCTTCTCGCGGCAACTGCCCGAGGACATGCTCGCCCGGGTGTTGGGCGTGATGGGGCTGATCAGCATCGGTTTCCTGTTGTTCCTGATCGTCACTTCCAACCCCTTCGATCGCCTCCTGCCGCAAGCGCCGATGGACGGCCGCGATCTCAATCCTCTGCTGCAGGACTTCGGGCTGGTGGTGCATCCACCGATGCTGTACATGGGCTATGTCGGATTCTCGGTGGCCTTCGCCTTCGCTATCGCCGCATTGCTCGGCGGTCGCCTGGATGCGGCCTGGGCTCGCTGGTCGCGCCCCTGGACACTGATTGCCTGGGCCTTCCTCGGCACGGGTATCGCGTTGGGCTCCTGGTGGGCCTACTACGAGCTCGGTTGGGGCGGCTGGTGGTTCTGGGATCCGGTCGAAAACGCCTCGTTCATGCCCTGGTTGGTGGGAACCGCGTTGATCCACTCGCTGGCGGTCACGGAAAAGCGTGGGGCGTTCAAGAGCTGGACGGTCCTGCTGGCGATTGCCGCGTTCTCGCTCAGCCTGCTGGGGACCTTCCTGGTTCGCTCCGGTGTGCTGACATCGGTCCATGCCTTTGCCACCGATCCGGCGCGCGGGGTCTTCATCCTGGCCTTCCTGCTGGTGGTGATCGGCGGCTCGCTGACGCTCTTTGCGTTGCGTGCGCCGGTGGTCAAGAGCCAGATCGGCTTCGGGCTGTGGTCACGCGAGACGCTGCTGCTGGTCAACAACCTGCTGCTGGTCGTCGCCACCTCGATGATTCTCCTGGGCACCTTGTATCCGCTGCTGCTCGATGCGCTGTCCAACAGCAAGCTCTCGGTGGGGCCTCCCTACTTCAACGCCATGTTCCTGCCGCTTGTCGGTGCGCTGCTGCTCGCCCTGGGCGTAGGCGTCCTGGCGCGCTGGAAGGATACGCCGGTGAAATGGCTGGTCGGCATGCTTACGCCGGTGCTGATTACCAGCGCCGTGCTCGGCGGACTGGGCTCGATGCTGTTCGCCGACTTCCACTGGGCCGTGCTGGCGGTGTGTCTGCTGGCGGCCTGGGTGGTCAGTGCGGGTGTTCGTGACCTGCTGGACAAGACACGCCACAAAGGCCTGCTCAAGGGCATGCGCAGCTTGGCCCCGAGCTATTGGGGCATGCAGCTGGCGCACTTCGGCCTGGTCGTCTGCGCATTGGGCGTAGTACTCACCAGCCAGCAGAGCGACGAGCGTGACCTGCGGTTGGCACCTGGTGAGTCGACGCAGCTAGGCGGTTACAGTTTTGTCTTCGATGGCGCCAAGCATTTCGAAGGTCCGAATTTCACCTCGGACAAGGGCACCATTCGTGTCTTCGATGGCGATCGCCAGGTCGCCACGCTGCATCCGGAGAAGCGCCTCTATACCGTGCAGCAGATGCCGATGACCGAAGCGGGGATCGACGCCGGACTGTTTCGCGACCTCTACGTTGCCCTCGGCGAGCCGCTGGAAAATGGCGCCTGGGCGGTCAGGGTCCACGTCAAACCCTTCGTGCGCTGGATCTGGCTGGGTGCTTTGCTGATGTCGCTCGGCGGAGTCTGTTGCGTGAGCGACAAGCGTTATCGGGTGAAGGTCCGGACTCGAGTCCGTGATGCGCTCGGTATAGCCGAGCAAGGAGCCTGA
- the ccmE gene encoding cytochrome c maturation protein CcmE produces MNPVRKKRLYIILAILAGVGIAVALALSALQENINLFYTPTQIATGEAPQGTRIRAGGMVEEGSVQRSSDSLTVTFRVTDYAQTVTIRYQGILPDLFREGQGIVALGRLNEEGVLVADEVLAKHDENYMPPEVSSALEKSGKSKPYGAGMQEGAK; encoded by the coding sequence GTGAATCCTGTGCGCAAGAAGCGTCTGTACATCATCCTGGCCATCCTGGCGGGTGTCGGGATCGCCGTGGCGCTGGCCTTGTCCGCCCTGCAAGAAAACATCAACCTGTTCTACACGCCAACCCAGATCGCCACCGGTGAGGCGCCACAGGGCACCCGGATCCGTGCCGGTGGCATGGTCGAGGAGGGGTCGGTGCAGCGCAGCAGCGATTCGTTGACCGTGACCTTCCGCGTCACCGACTACGCGCAGACGGTCACCATCCGTTATCAGGGCATCCTCCCCGACCTGTTCCGCGAGGGGCAGGGCATCGTCGCGCTCGGCCGCTTGAACGAAGAGGGCGTACTGGTGGCCGACGAAGTGCTGGCCAAGCATGACGAAAACTACATGCCGCCCGAGGTCAGCTCGGCGCTGGAAAAAAGCGGCAAGAGCAAACCCTACGGTGCTGGCATGCAGGAGGGTGCGAAATGA
- the ccmA gene encoding cytochrome c biogenesis heme-transporting ATPase CcmA, whose product MSSPFLEAVALSCERDWRLLFERLDLRIAEGEMLQIAGPNGSGKTSLLRLLSGLMQPTAGEVLLKGRALESQRGELARNLLWIGHAAGIKGLLTAEENLTWLCALHQPATRDEIWQALAAVGLRGFEDVPCHTLSAGQQRRVGLARLYLSPPPLWILDEPFTALDKSGVAQLERHLAAHCESGGMVVLTTHHSLAEKPAGFREIDLGQRAA is encoded by the coding sequence GTGTCCAGTCCCTTTCTAGAAGCTGTGGCGCTGTCCTGCGAGCGGGACTGGCGTCTCCTGTTCGAGAGGTTAGACCTGCGGATAGCCGAAGGGGAAATGTTGCAGATCGCCGGCCCCAACGGCAGCGGCAAGACCAGCCTGCTGCGGCTGCTGTCCGGTCTGATGCAGCCGACCGCCGGCGAGGTGCTGCTCAAGGGCCGGGCGCTGGAAAGCCAGCGCGGCGAACTGGCGCGCAACCTGTTGTGGATCGGCCATGCGGCGGGCATCAAGGGGTTGCTCACTGCCGAGGAAAATCTCACCTGGCTGTGCGCCTTGCACCAGCCTGCGACGCGTGACGAGATCTGGCAAGCGTTGGCTGCGGTCGGGTTGCGCGGCTTCGAGGACGTGCCCTGTCATACGTTATCGGCCGGCCAGCAGCGACGTGTCGGGCTGGCCCGTCTGTATCTATCGCCGCCGCCGCTGTGGATTCTCGACGAGCCGTTCACCGCGCTGGACAAGAGCGGTGTGGCGCAGTTGGAGCGGCACCTGGCCGCGCACTGCGAAAGCGGAGGAATGGTCGTGCTGACGACCCACCATTCGCTGGCCGAGAAACCGGCCGGCTTCCGCGAGATCGATTTGGGGCAGCGAGCCGCATGA
- a CDS encoding sigma-54 dependent transcriptional regulator, translated as MWRETKILLIDDDHDRRRDLAVILNFLSEDHLACASNEWQDVVGALESSRSVLGVMLGDVSAKGGAVELLKQISKWDENLPLMLIGEPVPADWPDEIRRRVLTSLEMPPSYNKLLDSLHRAQVYREMNDQAKARGRQREPNLFRSLVGTSRAVQHVRQMMQQVADTEASVLILGESGTGKEVVARNLHYHSKRRGGPFVPVNCGAIPAELLESELFGHEKGAFTGAITSRAGRFELAEGGTLFLDEIGDMPLPMQVKLLRVLQERTFERVGSNRTQNADVRIIAATHKDLEKMIVDGSFREDLYYRLNVFPIEMAPLRERIEDIPLLMNELISRMEHEKRGSIRFNSAAIMSLCRHDWPGNVRELANLVERMAIMHPYGVIGVMELPKKFRHVDDDDEQYAIGMHDEMEERAAITAPIVSADAHAMLPAEGLDLKDYLGNLEQGLIQQALDDANGVVARAAERLRIRRTTLVEKMRKYGMNRRDDDLDE; from the coding sequence ATGTGGCGTGAAACCAAGATTTTGTTGATAGATGACGACCATGACCGTCGCCGTGACTTGGCGGTCATTCTCAATTTTCTGAGCGAGGATCATCTGGCCTGCGCTAGCAACGAGTGGCAGGACGTAGTCGGTGCGCTGGAGTCGAGCCGCAGCGTGCTAGGCGTGATGCTTGGCGATGTGTCGGCCAAGGGCGGGGCGGTGGAGCTGCTCAAGCAGATCAGCAAGTGGGACGAGAACTTGCCGCTCATGCTGATCGGCGAACCCGTGCCGGCGGATTGGCCCGACGAGATCCGTCGCCGTGTGTTGACCAGCCTGGAGATGCCGCCGAGCTATAACAAGCTGCTCGATTCGCTCCACCGGGCCCAGGTCTACCGGGAAATGAACGACCAGGCCAAGGCGCGCGGGCGGCAACGCGAGCCCAATCTGTTTCGCAGCCTGGTAGGCACCAGCCGCGCTGTACAACATGTCCGGCAGATGATGCAGCAGGTCGCCGACACCGAGGCGAGTGTACTGATCCTCGGTGAGTCGGGTACTGGCAAGGAAGTCGTCGCGCGCAATCTCCACTATCACTCCAAGCGCCGTGGCGGGCCGTTCGTTCCGGTCAACTGTGGAGCGATTCCTGCCGAGCTGTTGGAAAGCGAACTGTTCGGTCATGAGAAGGGGGCGTTCACCGGCGCTATCACCTCCCGGGCCGGTCGTTTCGAGCTAGCCGAAGGGGGCACGCTGTTCCTCGACGAAATTGGCGACATGCCGCTACCGATGCAGGTCAAGTTGCTGCGGGTGCTGCAGGAGCGCACATTCGAGCGCGTGGGCAGCAACCGAACGCAGAATGCCGATGTGCGCATCATCGCTGCGACCCACAAGGACCTGGAAAAGATGATCGTCGACGGGAGTTTCCGCGAGGATCTGTATTACCGCCTCAATGTCTTTCCGATCGAAATGGCGCCTCTGCGCGAGCGCATTGAAGACATTCCCTTGCTGATGAACGAGCTCATATCGCGCATGGAACATGAAAAGCGCGGCTCGATTCGCTTCAACTCCGCGGCGATCATGTCGCTGTGCCGTCACGATTGGCCAGGTAATGTCCGTGAGCTGGCCAACCTGGTCGAGCGCATGGCGATCATGCACCCCTACGGGGTCATCGGCGTGATGGAGCTGCCGAAGAAATTCCGCCATGTCGACGACGACGACGAGCAGTACGCCATTGGCATGCACGACGAGATGGAAGAGCGCGCGGCAATCACTGCACCCATCGTTAGCGCGGATGCGCATGCGATGCTGCCCGCCGAGGGGCTCGATCTGAAAGATTATCTGGGCAATCTGGAACAAGGGCTTATCCAGCAGGCCCTTGACGATGCCAACGGCGTCGTTGCGCGCGCCGCCGAGCGCCTGCGCATCCGACGCACCACGCTGGTGGAGAAGATGCGAAAGTACGGCATGAACCGTCGCGACGACGATCTCGACGAGTAA
- the ccmD gene encoding heme exporter protein CcmD, with translation MNFSSFSEFVAMGHHGLYVWTSYGISLAVLILNVALPVLARRRYLQDEARRLRREELK, from the coding sequence ATGAATTTTTCGTCGTTTTCCGAGTTTGTCGCCATGGGTCACCATGGCCTCTACGTCTGGACGTCTTACGGCATCAGCCTGGCGGTCCTGATTCTCAACGTGGCGTTGCCGGTCCTGGCGCGTCGTCGTTACCTGCAAGACGAGGCGCGCCGTTTGCGCCGGGAGGAATTGAAGTGA
- a CDS encoding cytochrome c-type biogenesis protein — protein MKQLIRGILLTLCLVGSVQAAIDAYEFNTDAERERYRTLVEELRCPKCQNQNIADSNAPIATDLRREIYRMVEAGQSNEQIVDYLVARYGDFVRYKPPVNAKTIVLWYGPYALLVLGLCVLAFILARRRRSASDSSSKTLSEAERKRLATLLDRKQP, from the coding sequence ATGAAGCAGCTGATTCGCGGGATACTGCTGACGCTGTGCCTGGTGGGCAGCGTGCAGGCGGCGATCGACGCCTATGAATTCAATACCGACGCCGAGCGCGAGCGCTACCGCACGCTGGTGGAAGAACTGCGCTGCCCGAAATGCCAGAACCAGAACATCGCCGACTCCAACGCTCCCATCGCGACGGACCTGCGTCGCGAAATCTACCGCATGGTCGAAGCAGGGCAGAGCAACGAGCAGATCGTTGACTACCTCGTGGCTCGTTACGGTGACTTCGTGCGCTACAAGCCCCCGGTCAATGCCAAGACGATCGTGCTCTGGTATGGCCCCTACGCGCTGCTGGTGCTCGGCTTGTGCGTGCTCGCGTTCATCCTGGCGCGGCGCCGGAGAAGCGCCAGCGATTCATCGTCGAAGACCCTTTCAGAGGCCGAGCGCAAGCGCCTCGCCACGTTGCTGGATAGAAAACAACCATGA